A stretch of Spirochaeta cellobiosiphila DSM 17781 DNA encodes these proteins:
- a CDS encoding purine-nucleoside phosphorylase translates to MEAGFKVRIDKAVASIRAKSKSTPKLGVILGSGLSGIVDSIEGTEISYKDIEGFPVSTVHGHKGSLKIADNIIVFAGRFHFYEGYKMDDVVMPITLMKELGVEKVLLTNAAGGVNYTFEPGDLAFIIDQVNLQGTNPLIGPNNDSMGPRFPDMSEPYNKEMLDEASRIARKVLPHRTMKYGVYAGFTGPSYETPAEIRMVRAFGGDLVGMSTVPECIVANYLGMKVCGISCVTNLAAGLGHAKLDHKEVIETSKLVEKDMIGLVSGLIEYWS, encoded by the coding sequence GTGGAAGCAGGATTTAAAGTTCGGATAGACAAAGCGGTAGCTTCAATTAGAGCCAAATCGAAGAGTACACCTAAACTGGGAGTTATTCTTGGTAGTGGATTATCTGGCATTGTGGATTCCATAGAAGGAACAGAGATATCATATAAAGATATTGAAGGTTTTCCCGTTAGTACCGTACACGGTCACAAGGGCAGTCTCAAAATTGCTGATAACATTATTGTTTTTGCTGGCCGTTTTCATTTCTATGAGGGGTATAAAATGGATGATGTGGTTATGCCTATTACATTGATGAAAGAACTAGGGGTTGAAAAGGTCTTATTAACCAATGCAGCTGGTGGGGTAAATTATACATTTGAACCTGGTGATTTAGCTTTTATTATCGACCAGGTCAACCTACAAGGGACGAATCCATTGATTGGACCTAACAACGATAGTATGGGGCCTCGATTCCCTGACATGTCTGAACCTTATAACAAAGAAATGCTTGATGAAGCTAGTAGGATAGCTAGAAAAGTGCTTCCCCATAGGACTATGAAATATGGAGTATATGCCGGTTTTACAGGCCCTTCTTATGAAACTCCTGCAGAAATTCGAATGGTCAGAGCTTTTGGGGGAGATCTAGTAGGTATGTCTACTGTTCCTGAATGTATTGTTGCCAACTATCTAGGTATGAAAGTCTGTGGTATTAGTTGTGTAACAAATCTGGCTGCTGGATTGGGACATGCAAAACTAGATCACAAGGAAGTTATCGAAACCAGTAAACTTGTTGAAAAAGATATGATAGGATTAGTTAGCGGTTTAATTGAATATTGGAGCTGA
- the lysC gene encoding lysine-sensitive aspartokinase 3, producing MIVLKFGGTSVQSSDWMDKSLQIAIDQLHRSPLIVSSAMATVTNGLVSISELTGKGQYSEAMSELDRIKELHFTTANAFLTSTNLENTIDELNTLFISLSSLIKGLCLLQECSPTSNAALLSYGELLSTKLLSGRLTEKGIPNTWIDARQVIVTNEEYDSAVPDFNLTGQKVINNIRPNPNHIYVTQGFIGATTKGVTTVLGRGGSDYSATIFGSLLNVEEVQIWTDVTGIMTTDPRLVPNAMTIDSISYEEAAEMAYFGAKVVHPSTIQPAVDKRIPVWVKNTREPSAPGTKISFQAQGEGIRAITGKKNITLINISSTRMLNAYGFLAKIFQIFEKYSTSVDLIATSEVSVSMTIEDKTHLHEIIDEINVFANAVYENDQAIICLVGKKLWMDSNFISKVFSLLSETPIRMVSLGSSDINLSLVVSEQHRETTIKVLHNELFHGN from the coding sequence ATGATCGTACTCAAATTTGGCGGTACAAGTGTACAAAGCAGTGATTGGATGGATAAATCCCTACAAATCGCCATTGATCAGCTTCATCGAAGTCCATTAATTGTATCATCAGCCATGGCAACAGTAACTAATGGTTTAGTTTCCATATCAGAATTAACTGGCAAAGGTCAATATTCTGAAGCAATGAGTGAGTTAGATAGAATAAAAGAACTTCACTTTACAACTGCAAACGCTTTTTTAACAAGTACCAACCTTGAGAATACTATTGATGAACTTAACACCCTATTTATATCCTTATCTTCATTAATTAAGGGATTATGTTTGTTACAGGAATGTAGCCCCACTTCTAATGCGGCATTATTATCCTATGGGGAACTGTTGTCGACAAAGCTTTTATCAGGAAGACTTACTGAAAAAGGAATACCCAATACATGGATAGACGCCAGACAGGTTATTGTCACCAATGAAGAATATGACTCAGCAGTACCTGATTTTAACTTAACAGGACAAAAAGTCATAAATAACATAAGACCTAATCCTAATCACATTTATGTTACCCAGGGCTTTATAGGGGCCACCACTAAAGGGGTCACTACTGTTCTTGGACGTGGGGGATCTGATTATTCTGCTACAATATTTGGAAGCTTATTGAATGTAGAGGAAGTCCAAATCTGGACTGATGTTACTGGTATTATGACAACAGATCCCCGCTTAGTACCCAATGCCATGACCATAGATTCCATTTCCTATGAAGAAGCAGCAGAAATGGCCTATTTTGGTGCGAAGGTAGTTCATCCCTCAACAATCCAGCCAGCAGTAGATAAACGAATACCTGTATGGGTGAAAAACACGAGGGAACCATCAGCTCCGGGAACAAAGATTTCCTTTCAAGCCCAGGGTGAGGGAATACGGGCAATTACAGGAAAGAAGAACATAACCTTAATTAATATATCCTCTACCAGAATGTTAAATGCCTATGGCTTTCTAGCGAAAATTTTCCAGATATTTGAAAAATACTCCACTTCTGTTGATTTAATTGCAACCAGTGAAGTATCAGTGTCCATGACCATTGAAGATAAAACCCATCTTCATGAAATCATTGATGAGATAAATGTATTTGCCAATGCTGTCTATGAGAACGATCAGGCTATAATCTGTCTGGTGGGCAAAAAATTATGGATGGATTCCAATTTTATTTCTAAGGTATTCTCTTTACTTTCAGAAACCCCCATACGCATGGTATCTTTAGGATCAAGTGATATAAACTTGAGTTTAGTCGTATCAGAACAGCATAGGGAGACCACCATAAAAGTCCTTCATAATGAGTTATTCCATGGAAACTAA
- a CDS encoding J domain-containing protein produces MDPIFRRLSTLFKSYLQNESDNTNYSQSYFDNEEQEAWEELEEFLKTGQTKSSTHYQDHRQKQDQNMSQEEILLQKAYMVLGLKSEATFEEIKQRHKELLLKNHPDKHTDSDFSQKTATEKTQAINEAFQLIKKKKKYR; encoded by the coding sequence ATGGATCCGATATTTAGACGATTAAGTACTTTATTTAAAAGCTATTTACAGAATGAATCAGATAACACAAACTATTCTCAATCTTATTTTGACAACGAAGAACAAGAGGCCTGGGAGGAACTTGAAGAGTTCTTAAAAACAGGTCAGACAAAAAGTTCAACTCATTATCAAGATCATCGACAAAAACAAGACCAAAACATGAGCCAGGAAGAAATACTGTTACAAAAAGCATACATGGTATTAGGTTTAAAATCTGAGGCAACTTTTGAAGAAATAAAACAGCGTCATAAGGAGCTTTTATTAAAAAACCATCCTGATAAACATACAGATAGTGATTTTTCACAAAAAACAGCTACAGAGAAAACACAAGCTATAAACGAAGCTTTTCAGCTGATTAAAAAGAAGAAGAAATACAGATAA
- a CDS encoding MraY family glycosyltransferase → MILKVILLIGLSFLLNLIFTPVIIKLSHRNSWFDHIDQRKIHDGQISRLGGIGIYVSFFLVMVVGVILYFPEVKNNILSYILLIAGLTTMNIVGTIDDFHTIRAVYKLGGQILAGILIISGGFSIQTIEFPFSSLSINLGYIGPILTLFWLVALSNAINLMDGLDGLAGGISLWAALGMGLLGIMTNSESVQLLSFPLVGSLLAFLVFNLPFPKAKIFMGDSGALTIGFIIATLPLLFTPGRTTTLNLFVPSSLLILPILDTFAAIIRRLRNKQPIHQPDRAHLHHKLLDLGFNNKQILLIVYLFSFVGILMTLSWSKFGHYVGILLIFGFWIVGILFFTIIHFANKRLQKESPN, encoded by the coding sequence GTGATATTAAAAGTTATTTTATTAATAGGGTTATCTTTTTTGCTTAACCTCATATTTACACCTGTAATAATAAAATTATCTCATCGTAATTCCTGGTTTGATCATATAGATCAGAGAAAGATTCATGACGGACAAATTTCCCGATTAGGGGGAATAGGAATATATGTTTCTTTCTTTCTAGTTATGGTTGTTGGAGTCATCTTATACTTCCCAGAGGTAAAGAATAATATTCTTAGCTATATATTACTAATAGCAGGATTAACAACAATGAATATTGTAGGAACCATTGATGATTTTCATACCATAAGAGCCGTATATAAACTGGGAGGACAGATTCTAGCGGGAATACTCATTATTTCCGGCGGGTTTAGTATCCAAACAATTGAATTTCCCTTTTCCTCACTTTCTATTAATCTCGGTTACATTGGGCCAATATTAACATTATTTTGGTTAGTAGCACTTTCTAATGCTATTAATTTAATGGATGGATTAGATGGTTTGGCAGGAGGAATATCTTTATGGGCAGCTTTGGGAATGGGTTTATTAGGCATTATGACAAATTCAGAATCTGTACAGTTATTGTCTTTTCCTCTAGTAGGTTCTTTATTGGCCTTCCTTGTTTTTAATCTTCCTTTTCCTAAAGCTAAAATCTTTATGGGAGACTCTGGGGCTCTAACCATTGGATTTATAATTGCTACTCTGCCATTGCTATTCACACCGGGAAGAACCACGACTTTAAACTTGTTTGTACCAAGCTCGCTACTTATTCTCCCCATATTAGACACATTTGCTGCTATTATAAGAAGATTAAGAAATAAACAACCTATCCACCAACCAGATAGAGCTCACTTGCACCACAAGTTGCTGGATTTAGGATTTAATAATAAACAAATCCTATTAATAGTTTACTTATTTAGCTTTGTTGGAATACTAATGACCCTCTCCTGGTCTAAATTTGGTCATTACGTCGGTATACTATTAATATTTGGATTTTGGATAGTGGGAATTCTCTTTTTTACTATAATTCACTTTGCCAATAAAAGACTTCAAAAAGAAAGCCCTAACTAA
- a CDS encoding sigma-54-dependent transcriptional regulator, with amino-acid sequence MTFTIMVVDDEKNIRQGLGSALEMDGYNIVLAENGQDAQEKLKHELIDLIITDLKMPKLSGEELLKYISSSFPTIPVIVLTGHGTVENAVNAMRDGAYDFLTKPVNLDHLGLLVKRALSNRELIRQHEMLKEEVEKIEKRRQFNKMIGKSSQMQAIFELINQVAPTKASVLITGESGVGKELVAEAIHRQSNRTEGSLIKTHCAALSESLLESELFGHEKGAFTGAVGRKKGRFELAHKGTIFLDEIGEINQSVQIKLLRVLQEKQFERVGGEDTLDVDVRIVAATNRDLIKEVEKGNFREDLYYRLNIVNIHIPPLRERKEDIPLLYSTFLVEMAEENGKVIHGLDVKARMALNNYSWPGNIRELRNCIESAVVMSKGPVITVDDLPPHIRNNEEGQMIKLTIGSTMAEAEKEVIRNTLIHYKGNKSKTAEILGIGRKTLHRKLHEYNLEEEFSKHA; translated from the coding sequence ATGACCTTTACTATTATGGTAGTGGATGATGAAAAGAATATTCGACAAGGGTTGGGTAGCGCCCTTGAAATGGATGGATATAATATTGTTCTGGCTGAAAATGGACAAGATGCTCAGGAAAAACTCAAACATGAGCTCATCGATTTGATTATCACCGATTTGAAGATGCCCAAGTTGTCAGGGGAAGAATTATTAAAGTATATCAGTTCCTCCTTTCCTACTATCCCTGTTATTGTTCTTACAGGACATGGTACTGTGGAGAACGCCGTTAATGCCATGCGAGATGGTGCTTATGACTTTTTAACCAAACCGGTGAACCTTGACCATTTGGGTCTATTAGTGAAACGTGCTTTATCTAACAGAGAGCTTATCCGCCAGCACGAGATGCTGAAGGAAGAAGTTGAAAAGATTGAAAAACGTAGACAGTTTAACAAGATGATTGGGAAGTCCTCCCAAATGCAGGCTATTTTTGAATTGATAAACCAGGTGGCCCCTACAAAAGCATCTGTACTTATCACTGGAGAGAGTGGTGTTGGTAAAGAGCTTGTTGCTGAAGCTATCCATAGACAATCTAACCGCACTGAGGGTTCTCTTATAAAAACCCATTGTGCGGCCCTAAGTGAAAGCCTTTTGGAGTCAGAACTATTTGGACATGAGAAGGGCGCTTTCACCGGGGCTGTCGGTCGTAAGAAGGGACGGTTCGAGTTAGCTCATAAGGGGACCATATTCCTTGATGAAATCGGGGAAATCAACCAGAGCGTTCAAATAAAGTTATTGAGAGTTCTTCAGGAGAAGCAATTTGAACGAGTCGGTGGAGAAGATACTTTAGACGTTGATGTTCGCATTGTAGCGGCCACTAATAGAGATTTGATAAAAGAAGTAGAGAAGGGGAATTTCCGGGAAGATTTGTATTACCGTCTTAATATTGTTAACATTCATATTCCCCCATTAAGAGAAAGAAAAGAAGATATTCCTTTATTGTATTCGACTTTCCTTGTTGAAATGGCAGAGGAGAATGGAAAAGTTATACATGGTTTGGATGTCAAAGCCAGAATGGCCCTCAATAATTATTCCTGGCCAGGTAACATTAGAGAATTGCGTAATTGTATTGAAAGTGCGGTTGTTATGTCCAAAGGTCCTGTCATTACTGTTGATGATCTACCTCCCCATATAAGAAATAATGAGGAAGGGCAAATGATCAAACTGACGATTGGTAGTACTATGGCTGAGGCGGAAAAGGAAGTGATTAGAAACACTCTCATCCACTATAAAGGGAATAAAAGCAAAACTGCTGAAATCCTTGGTATTGGTCGAAAAACTCTTCATCGCAAATTACATGAATATAATCTGGAAGAAGAGTTTTCCAAGCATGCTTAG
- a CDS encoding two-component system sensor histidine kinase NtrB — MSKFVKKALDKLPKLEPNQIKNLLGEVVKENELFEMVLGSMTHGVVVTDESHRILFCNRPSHVIMNKRPHEGTLLWEAVSDSDISQLLRESLEKQLNFEDHEMSLDFRGSFRIYSMALLPLVQKGKIRGSLFQIEDITDKKNREARFRRAENLASLTTLAAGVAHEIKNPLGSIGIHLQLIQKSFKNQNCGDFDYPRIEKFLDVIAEEVERLNGIVVDFLFAVRPMDTSMLKGDLNKVVVDLLDFLHFEMDQSDVQMVTNLDEKLPQIDMDERFIKQAILNIVKNAIHAMEGGGTLKVRTYSKENEVHLEIQDTGIGIPKDIRDKIFEPYFTTKDSGSGLGLTLVYKIIKEHGGEIQVDSDEGVGTKFCFTFPIPQKEKHLIMWEGVEP, encoded by the coding sequence GTGAGTAAATTCGTAAAGAAAGCATTAGATAAGTTACCTAAACTAGAACCTAATCAGATTAAGAATCTTTTAGGTGAGGTGGTTAAGGAAAACGAATTATTTGAGATGGTTTTAGGCTCCATGACCCATGGTGTTGTGGTGACCGATGAATCCCATCGTATTTTGTTCTGCAATCGTCCCAGTCATGTTATTATGAACAAACGTCCCCATGAAGGTACATTGTTGTGGGAAGCTGTTAGTGATTCTGATATATCCCAATTACTCCGGGAAAGCCTGGAAAAACAGCTTAATTTTGAAGATCACGAGATGAGTCTTGATTTTCGAGGTTCTTTCCGTATCTATTCTATGGCCCTTCTTCCTTTAGTTCAAAAGGGCAAGATCAGGGGGAGTTTATTTCAGATCGAGGACATCACCGATAAAAAGAACAGGGAAGCTCGATTTAGACGAGCTGAAAACCTTGCTTCTCTGACGACTCTCGCTGCTGGTGTGGCCCATGAAATCAAAAATCCTCTCGGTAGTATTGGTATTCATTTACAATTGATACAAAAATCCTTTAAGAATCAGAACTGCGGGGATTTTGATTATCCCCGGATAGAGAAATTCTTGGATGTTATTGCAGAAGAGGTGGAAAGGCTCAATGGTATTGTTGTTGATTTTCTTTTCGCTGTTCGACCAATGGATACTAGTATGCTTAAAGGGGACTTGAATAAGGTGGTTGTGGATCTGTTGGACTTCCTCCATTTTGAAATGGATCAGTCAGATGTTCAGATGGTCACGAATCTTGATGAAAAGCTTCCCCAGATTGACATGGATGAACGTTTTATTAAACAAGCCATTTTAAACATTGTAAAAAATGCTATTCATGCCATGGAAGGGGGGGGAACTTTGAAGGTTCGCACCTATTCCAAGGAGAATGAAGTTCATTTAGAGATACAGGATACAGGAATTGGTATTCCGAAAGACATAAGGGATAAGATCTTTGAACCCTATTTTACAACAAAAGATTCTGGAAGTGGATTGGGATTAACCTTGGTCTACAAGATCATCAAGGAACATGGTGGCGAGATTCAAGTAGACTCGGATGAAGGGGTAGGGACTAAATTTTGTTTCACCTTTCCTATTCCTCAGAAAGAAAAGCACCTGATTATGTGGGAGGGAGTAGAACCATGA
- a CDS encoding DNA polymerase III subunit delta', whose product MFDNILYQPTLVNILTREISNKLLPQSMLFVGTPFSGKMTSAIEVGRALMCTESADWGCQCRNCQLHRQLEHTSMLILGQGDFLPEIQSALDVYSRFDKVFSKFVVRRAIRKLTIRFHPLLWEGEEAKMKKFRNLLSSVEDYLDQFALEAPRLNDKDLEKTKKGLLEDCQKLSGFVPKSIPVDQIRRIAAWSHQSSNNPKVVIIDKAEQMQDSARNALLKILEEPPHNVFFLLITNQRGSILPTLLSRLRIYNFPERTIEQQKDILMRIFREDSGEYESIKEYFYAWKGLAPGTMKAYALEFRDAIKNDIVDYQLPDLAGRDYFRIFLEELVKTFRQDLHNTADVDFLGFERTLNIVKDSLFSVETLNQNPSLALERLFFNLKEGK is encoded by the coding sequence ATGTTTGATAACATTCTCTATCAGCCTACTCTGGTTAATATTTTAACTCGTGAGATATCTAATAAACTCCTGCCTCAAAGCATGTTATTTGTCGGGACTCCTTTTTCTGGAAAAATGACATCAGCCATAGAAGTGGGTCGGGCTTTAATGTGCACCGAATCAGCAGATTGGGGATGCCAATGCCGTAATTGTCAGTTACATAGGCAATTAGAGCATACCTCTATGCTGATATTAGGACAGGGTGACTTTTTACCTGAGATACAGTCTGCTCTGGATGTCTATAGTCGTTTTGACAAGGTCTTTTCAAAGTTTGTGGTTCGAAGGGCTATTCGTAAATTAACTATAAGATTTCATCCTCTTCTTTGGGAAGGGGAGGAAGCGAAGATGAAAAAGTTTCGAAATCTGTTGAGTTCTGTTGAAGACTATCTGGATCAATTTGCCCTGGAAGCGCCTCGACTGAATGATAAGGATTTGGAAAAAACAAAGAAAGGCTTACTTGAGGATTGTCAAAAGCTTTCTGGTTTTGTTCCTAAATCCATTCCTGTTGATCAAATCAGACGCATAGCGGCCTGGAGTCATCAATCCAGTAACAATCCTAAGGTCGTGATCATTGATAAAGCTGAACAGATGCAGGATAGCGCCCGTAATGCCCTCTTAAAGATTCTTGAAGAACCGCCCCATAATGTCTTCTTTCTCTTGATTACCAATCAGAGAGGTTCCATTCTTCCTACATTATTATCTCGATTAAGGATCTATAACTTTCCTGAGAGAACTATAGAACAACAGAAAGATATTCTTATGAGAATCTTCCGTGAGGATTCTGGGGAGTATGAAAGTATTAAGGAATACTTTTATGCCTGGAAGGGTTTAGCTCCCGGTACTATGAAAGCCTATGCTCTTGAGTTTCGTGATGCGATTAAGAATGATATTGTCGATTATCAGCTACCAGATTTGGCGGGACGTGATTATTTTCGTATATTCTTAGAAGAGTTGGTGAAAACCTTTCGACAGGATCTACATAACACGGCAGATGTTGATTTTCTGGGTTTTGAACGAACTCTTAATATTGTAAAGGATAGTCTTTTTAGTGTAGAGACACTGAACCAGAATCCATCCTTGGCTTTAGAGCGCTTATTCTTTAATTTAAAAGAAGGAAAATAG
- a CDS encoding CvpA family protein yields MNLVLMDIIFLMILGGFVFFGLFRGFVTEIINFMTLVGGVILAVALGPLASEYIKGYLDWGDNTIYLAYFGIFIGFAIILRLAQNMILNMVENLNLEGLDRILGILIGALEGLIVIFLVIMVIEIQPLFDPQKLLGESVFYERISPYLPQGQSLFEEGVKKLNV; encoded by the coding sequence ATGAATCTTGTCCTTATGGACATCATTTTTTTGATGATACTAGGTGGTTTTGTATTTTTTGGATTGTTTCGTGGTTTTGTTACTGAGATTATTAATTTTATGACCCTTGTCGGGGGGGTAATCCTTGCTGTTGCCTTGGGTCCCTTAGCTTCTGAATATATAAAGGGTTACCTCGATTGGGGAGATAACACAATATACCTGGCTTACTTTGGTATCTTTATAGGTTTTGCGATTATTCTAAGACTTGCTCAAAATATGATACTTAATATGGTGGAGAACCTTAATCTGGAAGGCCTGGACCGGATTCTGGGCATTCTTATAGGTGCTTTGGAAGGTCTTATTGTTATCTTTCTGGTGATTATGGTTATTGAGATTCAACCCCTTTTTGATCCTCAAAAGCTTTTGGGGGAATCTGTTTTTTATGAGAGGATTTCTCCCTATCTCCCCCAGGGGCAATCCTTGTTTGAAGAGGGAGTAAAGAAACTCAATGTTTGA
- the murG gene encoding undecaprenyldiphospho-muramoylpentapeptide beta-N-acetylglucosaminyltransferase encodes MNNRVFFTGGGTGGHVYPALAVIDKLNKSKDWDIRWLGSSKGMERDIIKQTRIPYIGMPSGKLRRYFSIQNFLDLFRITAGVIKAFFYLMFHRPRLLFSKGGFVSVPPVLAAWLLRIPVYSHESDLDPGLATKINSRFSKKIFLPYEESLSYFSSKLRSKLVVSGNPLREALFQGDKTKLQTKWSIPADKKVLLVLGGSSGAKQINDIIDEIKAQLLDLGLYIIHQRGKGHLVAEANPNPHYKAVEYFHDDMADVYDIADIVVSRAGANSLWELCSLGKATILIPLDSGSRGDQVRNAELFENKGALWVLESKTASGDKLLPKVKELTEDDNKRLSLGQRASEVFSGGASQLLADEIIKELQS; translated from the coding sequence ATGAACAACAGAGTTTTCTTTACTGGTGGTGGTACCGGAGGTCACGTATATCCAGCTTTAGCTGTCATCGACAAGCTTAATAAATCAAAAGATTGGGATATTCGCTGGTTAGGTTCCTCTAAAGGTATGGAAAGGGACATCATTAAGCAAACCCGTATTCCTTATATAGGTATGCCTTCGGGAAAGTTACGAAGGTATTTTTCTATACAGAACTTTTTAGATTTGTTTCGCATCACTGCAGGAGTCATTAAGGCTTTCTTTTATTTGATGTTCCATCGTCCTCGATTGCTTTTCAGCAAGGGGGGATTTGTATCGGTTCCTCCTGTGTTAGCTGCATGGTTGTTAAGGATCCCTGTGTATAGCCATGAATCAGATCTTGATCCCGGCTTGGCAACTAAAATCAATAGTCGATTTTCCAAGAAGATTTTCCTACCTTATGAGGAATCTCTCTCTTATTTTTCTAGCAAACTAAGATCAAAATTAGTTGTGTCCGGTAATCCTTTAAGGGAAGCTCTCTTCCAAGGGGATAAGACGAAGCTTCAGACAAAGTGGTCCATCCCAGCTGATAAGAAAGTTCTTCTGGTATTAGGCGGCTCTTCAGGGGCCAAACAGATCAATGATATCATTGATGAAATCAAGGCTCAGCTGTTGGATCTTGGTCTCTATATCATTCACCAAAGAGGGAAAGGCCATCTTGTAGCAGAAGCAAATCCAAATCCTCATTATAAGGCTGTTGAATATTTTCATGATGATATGGCTGATGTTTATGATATAGCTGACATTGTGGTTTCCCGGGCAGGAGCTAACTCTTTATGGGAATTGTGTAGCTTGGGGAAGGCGACTATCTTGATTCCTCTCGATTCAGGATCCCGTGGGGATCAGGTGCGTAATGCGGAATTGTTTGAGAATAAGGGCGCCCTTTGGGTATTAGAAAGCAAAACCGCTTCGGGGGATAAATTATTACCCAAAGTCAAAGAACTAACCGAAGATGATAATAAGCGCCTGTCCTTGGGCCAAAGAGCTAGTGAGGTCTTTTCCGGTGGGGCTTCCCAATTGTTAGCAGACGAAATTATAAAGGAGCTACAGTCATGA
- a CDS encoding DUF6675 family protein — translation MRITGISILISLLITSFNLYGQNLTAEEEETYAKENKVIAFASSLDNLRLQPSSQKAITFPSDFDPSLTIEGLYRLDKPTGLTDKEVLLKIYNVLNKVSTLKGIEYYSASRGHMRTLFVESARIENLNAKETLKDLQFDTLPDHQSLYVAQEDKTFGKHRSQIIYTVENNSIIMEIKNKTPMKVAFITLLKPDNFIIRLQVSVEEDHVLLYGVMSADTVKLFGLAKSKEDSFYYRLIAINDWFEREYMNTILK, via the coding sequence ATGAGAATAACAGGAATTTCAATCTTAATCAGTTTACTTATTACAAGCTTCAACCTCTACGGTCAGAACTTAACAGCAGAGGAAGAAGAGACCTACGCAAAGGAAAACAAAGTCATTGCCTTTGCCTCAAGCCTAGACAACCTTCGCTTGCAGCCTTCAAGTCAGAAAGCCATCACTTTTCCCTCTGATTTTGACCCCAGCCTCACAATTGAAGGACTCTATCGTTTAGACAAACCAACAGGCCTAACAGACAAAGAAGTATTGTTGAAGATATATAATGTCTTAAACAAGGTAAGCACACTCAAAGGAATCGAATATTATTCTGCATCCCGAGGACATATGCGAACCCTTTTCGTAGAATCCGCCCGTATTGAAAATCTCAATGCAAAAGAGACCTTAAAGGATTTACAATTTGATACCCTCCCTGACCATCAAAGCTTATATGTAGCTCAGGAAGATAAAACGTTTGGAAAGCATAGATCTCAGATAATTTATACTGTAGAAAACAATTCCATTATTATGGAAATCAAGAATAAAACCCCTATGAAAGTGGCCTTTATCACCTTATTAAAGCCCGATAATTTTATTATCCGTCTACAAGTATCAGTGGAAGAAGATCATGTGCTCCTTTATGGAGTCATGTCCGCAGATACTGTTAAATTATTCGGATTAGCCAAAAGCAAGGAAGATTCCTTTTACTATCGTCTAATAGCCATTAACGATTGGTTTGAAAGAGAATATATGAACACAATCCTTAAATAG
- a CDS encoding phosphate signaling complex PhoU family protein, translated as MRQQLKHQIDSINQNILRLGTMIEESLWTATQALIDSDMRKAQSVLDNKEEMASFKSDLITKVLTSIATEHPIATDLQNLMSGIRVIFELERMADYCGHMATAVIELGTEQRRYPSGSVRKISESCILLLRQVLSDFLHKTDRNQQEALRESQKIKDLIGALRYKLKQKMKEDPQYVDQCLTVYSMISSLEGFGNRTVNIASEIHIMR; from the coding sequence TTGCGACAACAATTAAAACATCAAATAGATAGCATTAATCAGAACATATTACGTCTGGGAACCATGATAGAAGAGAGCCTTTGGACGGCCACCCAGGCTCTAATCGATTCGGACATGAGAAAAGCCCAATCTGTTCTGGATAATAAAGAAGAGATGGCAAGCTTCAAGAGTGACCTAATCACAAAAGTTCTAACATCCATTGCCACAGAACATCCCATAGCAACAGACTTACAAAATCTCATGTCAGGGATACGGGTTATCTTTGAACTGGAGAGAATGGCCGATTATTGCGGCCACATGGCCACAGCTGTTATAGAGCTCGGAACAGAACAAAGACGCTATCCTTCCGGTTCTGTCAGGAAGATCTCCGAATCCTGTATTCTCCTGTTAAGACAAGTCTTAAGTGATTTTTTACATAAAACAGATAGAAATCAACAAGAGGCCCTAAGGGAATCACAAAAAATAAAAGACCTAATTGGGGCATTACGGTATAAATTAAAACAAAAGATGAAAGAGGATCCCCAGTATGTGGATCAATGTCTGACAGTATATTCCATGATTTCTAGTTTAGAAGGTTTTGGAAATAGAACCGTGAATATCGCCTCAGAAATTCATATAATGAGATAA